From the genome of Haloferax mediterranei ATCC 33500, one region includes:
- a CDS encoding ester cyclase, translating to MTTGSLTPQERENERIARRIPEDVFGDGNLDLLDDLYAPNAVDYNPFGSQEGLEAIRESYESFLSAFPDVTQTVEHSVVHGDMVVLHITSRGTHEGILWGIEPTGKEMEVQQMAFVRIEDGLIAERWFLSDNLMLLQQLGVIDFPPE from the coding sequence TCGCACGTCGCATTCCGGAAGATGTCTTCGGTGACGGCAACCTCGACTTGCTCGACGACCTGTACGCGCCGAACGCCGTCGATTACAATCCGTTCGGGTCTCAGGAGGGATTAGAAGCGATTCGAGAATCCTACGAGTCGTTCCTTTCAGCGTTCCCCGACGTCACGCAAACGGTTGAGCACAGTGTCGTTCACGGCGACATGGTCGTTCTCCATATCACAAGCCGAGGGACGCACGAGGGAATCCTCTGGGGCATCGAACCAACAGGAAAGGAGATGGAGGTTCAACAGATGGCGTTCGTCCGCATCGAAGACGGGTTGATTGCCGAGCGATGGTTCCTCTCGGATAACCTGATGCTGCTTCAGCAACTCGGTGTTATCGACTTCCCTCCCGAATAG